The proteins below are encoded in one region of Drosophila santomea strain STO CAGO 1482 chromosome 3R, Prin_Dsan_1.1, whole genome shotgun sequence:
- the LOC120453397 gene encoding uncharacterized protein LOC120453397: MQSSTFLMAILVVALVMLFSTPATEATFLLIACMLRSPLCPWITTASTTTATTT, translated from the coding sequence ATGCAGTCTTCCACTTTCCTGATGGCCATCTTGGTGGTTGCCCTGGTTATGTTGTTCAGCACTCCGGCAACTGAGGCCACATTCCTCCTGATTGCCTGCATGTTGCGTTCACCGCTTTGCCCGTGGATTACCACCGCATCCACCACCACGGCCACCACCACATAA